Proteins from a genomic interval of Methanofollis formosanus:
- a CDS encoding DUF2206 domain-containing protein, with protein sequence MDITNHISFPLVLAFTVIMADISIVLDIPIYRQVFGFFLVTFVPGLLIFHILDLKFKCPSKTVLYSVGFSVAIAMFLGFFVNLIGPLFGLNRPISITPLLVSINVVVIILFIISFVVSPAGYKSPIDLSGSFVLLFSPQGSFLLLILLLGIIGGFAVRYYIWSIFSVTAMFLISVTVSLIAFDKFFKKRHYALTLFIIGLTLLLNRTLTSPYVGGTDIHVELFFQKLTEVNAYWDPSIYPYTCNTMLSTVILPTVYSVLLGINTIFVYKVIFSIFFALVPVALYHLFRTQIKPKFSFFSVCLFMSFYAFFLVLTWLPRQQVAELYLVLLLLTLFLPQRRCQSLLDSRLQGITSWAENRSCGGSVQKESHEGVSTLFNWRRCHPLLIFTQRQSSLGEDISLKILEKYAPIQRRIQVLDTLGIVSIIWMSSIVVSHYSLAYMSLFFIIVVSIIVFISNRKINRIKLLVIVFAVIMTFSWYVYISLSKTLEASVSIVQGIIQGIENELFSPSAIDPNVDKALGIGLFDLPFWHAIGHIWQLGTQILILLGFVYVLSGYVRKRSRPELTLFQIVGMIILFMSMTLPFFASSLNLDRIYHIILIFISPLCVIGLVYLIEWISRHFNIQSLNKQKIISVCLVLVFVPYFLFNSGAIFEVTERSNNLVLEIDQSIDHSQYFSNSTYYFLNQRVPSEDVAACEWISTFRITGSPVYSDVQRECELWGYGLIPLSDVFGRLYPPTTGGYVFVGRQNVIENRYICLDRDRVRSSVIYGFDQIQSDLKPRNLVYSSGAVVYK encoded by the coding sequence ATGGATATTACTAATCATATTTCCTTTCCTCTTGTGTTGGCGTTTACTGTAATTATGGCCGATATATCAATAGTTCTAGATATTCCCATATATCGACAAGTCTTTGGTTTCTTCCTTGTGACCTTTGTACCGGGTTTATTGATCTTCCATATTCTAGATCTAAAATTTAAATGCCCTTCTAAAACAGTACTCTATTCTGTAGGGTTCAGTGTTGCTATCGCGATGTTCCTTGGGTTTTTTGTAAATCTCATTGGCCCACTGTTTGGGCTCAATAGGCCAATATCAATCACCCCGCTGTTGGTGAGCATAAACGTTGTGGTTATAATATTGTTTATTATATCGTTTGTGGTGAGCCCTGCAGGATATAAATCTCCCATTGATCTTAGTGGATCTTTTGTCTTACTCTTCTCACCTCAAGGCTCCTTTTTATTATTGATCCTTTTATTAGGGATTATTGGAGGGTTCGCAGTAAGGTATTACATTTGGAGCATTTTTTCAGTAACTGCAATGTTTTTGATTTCTGTGACTGTTTCACTTATTGCTTTCGATAAATTCTTCAAGAAAAGGCACTATGCACTCACACTTTTTATCATTGGTTTGACTCTTCTCTTAAACCGTACGCTTACATCTCCATATGTGGGTGGCACTGATATTCATGTTGAATTATTTTTCCAGAAACTCACCGAAGTTAATGCCTATTGGGATCCCAGCATATATCCATATACGTGTAATACCATGCTCAGTACGGTAATTTTACCGACCGTGTATTCGGTTCTCCTTGGCATAAACACTATATTTGTGTATAAAGTAATATTCTCAATATTTTTTGCATTGGTTCCTGTTGCTCTTTATCATTTATTTAGAACCCAGATCAAGCCAAAATTTTCGTTTTTTTCAGTTTGTTTATTCATGTCATTTTATGCATTTTTTTTGGTGCTAACTTGGTTGCCGAGACAGCAGGTTGCAGAGTTGTATCTTGTCTTACTGCTACTTACATTGTTTCTACCACAAAGGAGATGCCAGTCCCTCCTAGATTCACGCCTACAGGGAATAACTTCATGGGCTGAGAATCGCTCTTGTGGCGGATCAGTCCAGAAGGAATCTCATGAAGGTGTCTCTACATTATTTAACTGGAGGAGGTGCCACCCCCTGCTCATCTTCACCCAGCGGCAAAGTTCTCTGGGAGAGGATATTAGCCTGAAAATCTTGGAAAAATACGCTCCGATCCAGAGAAGAATTCAAGTCTTAGATACTTTAGGGATAGTCTCTATTATATGGATGTCTTCCATAGTTGTATCCCATTATTCATTGGCATATATGTCTCTTTTTTTTATTATAGTCGTTTCTATCATTGTATTTATTTCCAATAGGAAGATAAATCGTATCAAATTATTGGTGATTGTTTTTGCAGTAATAATGACCTTTTCATGGTATGTATACATTTCATTATCAAAGACCTTAGAGGCATCTGTTAGTATAGTTCAGGGGATTATTCAAGGAATAGAAAATGAGTTATTTTCTCCAAGTGCAATAGACCCTAATGTTGACAAAGCATTGGGCATTGGTCTCTTCGACCTGCCCTTCTGGCATGCTATAGGCCATATATGGCAACTTGGTACTCAGATCCTTATCTTGCTGGGTTTTGTTTATGTTCTTTCAGGATATGTGAGGAAGCGATCTCGCCCAGAATTGACTCTGTTTCAGATCGTTGGTATGATAATTCTCTTTATGTCGATGACATTGCCCTTTTTCGCAAGTAGTCTGAACTTGGATCGAATTTACCATATTATTTTAATTTTTATCTCGCCGTTATGTGTTATTGGTCTAGTATACTTGATTGAATGGATCTCCCGACATTTTAACATTCAAAGTCTTAATAAACAAAAAATTATATCAGTTTGCCTCGTGCTTGTGTTTGTGCCATATTTTTTGTTCAATTCCGGTGCGATATTTGAGGTAACAGAACGGAGTAATAATCTTGTCTTAGAGATCGATCAATCTATAGATCATTCTCAATATTTCTCAAATAGCACATATTATTTTCTTAATCAAAGAGTACCCAGTGAAGATGTTGCTGCCTGTGAATGGATATCCACTTTTAGGATTACTGGTTCTCCAGTCTATTCGGACGTTCAGAGAGAATGTGAGTTATGGGGATATGGTCTTATTCCTTTATCAGACGTATTTGGAAGGTTATATCCCCCGACTACAGGGGGATATGTCTTTGTGGGGCGACAAAATGTTATTGAAAACAGATATATCTGTCTTGATAGAGATAGAGTTCGCAGTAGTGTCATATATGGTTTTGATCAAATTCAGTCTGACCTCAAGCCTCGGAATTTAGTATATTCAAGTGGAGCTGTAGTCTACAAATGA
- a CDS encoding glycosyltransferase family 4 protein: MIRYQSDFLSLIVTLFSKINYFLASRIILYSSRLISDWHLEPYHHKILIAHRHFLDFNNFDFITSLSDRPIFIGYIGRLSGEKGVLNFTWALPAILSNRRDLRVFICGDGQLKGAIETSLQDDGIATRVDLHGWISHDDLPRYLNQLRLLVLPSYTEGLPNIMLEAMACGTPVLATPVGAIPDVIVDGKTGFIMENNSPECILENVIRALSSPDLEQIAENGRQFVEENFTFEHVIARWKEVFEEISQVES, from the coding sequence GTGATAAGGTACCAGTCAGATTTCTTATCTCTAATCGTTACTTTGTTTTCTAAAATAAACTATTTTCTGGCCAGTAGAATTATTCTGTACTCCTCAAGACTTATTTCAGACTGGCACCTCGAGCCTTACCACCACAAGATTCTCATTGCCCACCGACACTTCCTCGACTTCAACAACTTCGACTTCATCACTTCTCTGTCTGACCGTCCCATATTCATCGGTTACATCGGGCGGCTGAGCGGGGAGAAAGGCGTCCTGAACTTTACCTGGGCCCTCCCTGCCATTCTCAGCAACAGGCGGGATCTCCGCGTGTTCATCTGTGGGGACGGGCAGTTGAAGGGGGCGATTGAGACCTCCCTACAGGATGATGGTATCGCCACCCGCGTTGACCTCCATGGTTGGATCTCACATGATGACCTCCCTAGATACCTGAACCAGTTGCGTCTCCTAGTCCTCCCTTCCTACACCGAGGGGCTCCCCAACATCATGCTTGAGGCCATGGCCTGTGGTACCCCAGTGCTTGCGACACCGGTCGGGGCGATACCGGATGTTATAGTGGATGGGAAGACAGGGTTTATAATGGAGAACAATTCTCCAGAATGCATTTTAGAAAATGTGATCCGGGCGCTGAGTTCTCCAGATCTGGAACAGATCGCAGAGAACGGGAGGCAGTTTGTGGAGGAGAATTTTACGTTCGAACATGTTATTGCTCGGTGGAAAGAAGTGTTTGAAGAAATTTCGCAGGTGGAATCATAG
- a CDS encoding glycosyltransferase family 4 protein, producing the protein MKILQVISSFPPAYSYGGAVKVSYEVSKELTKRGHEVTVFTTDTLNSQSRINESVTHMEGINICRFRNLSNNLAAKNLAIAPGMALSLRKIVKEFDVVHIHEYRSFQAIATCHYAKKYNIPYVLQPHGSLPRIIEKKGQKKFYDEIWGNRMLKDASQIVAVSRTEAEQFKQVGIPDEKITVILNGFDVRSFTDLPPAGQFREQYDIHQKHVILYVGRIHKRKGIDFLIRAFHSFLQTWTGDDVALVIVGPEDGYRSVLENLVEQLGIPCTVKFIGYISSLEAAYRDADVLVYPSIYEIFGLVPFEALLCGTPVIVTDDCGCGEIIEEAGGGYLVRYGDVAGLSETLRSALEHSDVNRKMVEVGRWYIEEYLVWKKIVKQVEAMYGGCIQ; encoded by the coding sequence ATGAAGATACTGCAGGTGATATCCAGTTTTCCCCCAGCGTATTCATATGGCGGAGCAGTAAAGGTGTCTTATGAAGTATCAAAGGAACTTACAAAGAGGGGCCACGAGGTAACGGTATTTACAACAGATACGTTAAATTCGCAATCAAGGATTAATGAGTCAGTGACGCATATGGAGGGAATAAATATATGCCGATTCAGGAATCTTAGCAACAATTTAGCCGCCAAGAACCTGGCAATAGCCCCTGGAATGGCTCTAAGTTTACGAAAGATCGTAAAAGAATTTGATGTTGTTCATATCCATGAGTATCGCTCGTTTCAAGCAATCGCTACATGTCATTATGCTAAGAAATATAATATCCCATATGTTCTCCAGCCCCATGGTTCTCTACCTCGAATAATCGAAAAAAAAGGACAGAAAAAGTTCTACGATGAGATCTGGGGAAACAGGATGCTGAAAGATGCCTCACAGATCGTCGCTGTTTCTAGAACCGAAGCAGAACAGTTCAAGCAGGTCGGAATCCCTGATGAAAAGATCACTGTGATCCTGAACGGCTTCGATGTGAGGTCGTTCACGGATCTTCCCCCTGCGGGGCAGTTCAGGGAGCAGTATGACATCCATCAAAAACATGTCATCCTGTACGTCGGGCGGATTCACAAACGGAAGGGTATAGACTTTCTCATACGTGCGTTCCACTCCTTCCTTCAGACTTGGACGGGGGATGATGTCGCACTGGTCATTGTCGGCCCGGAAGATGGGTATCGATCGGTTCTTGAGAACCTCGTGGAGCAACTCGGCATTCCATGTACGGTGAAATTTATAGGATACATTTCATCCCTTGAGGCTGCTTATCGGGACGCTGATGTTCTGGTCTATCCTTCAATCTATGAGATCTTTGGTCTTGTTCCCTTCGAGGCGCTGCTCTGCGGCACGCCCGTGATCGTGACTGATGACTGTGGGTGCGGTGAGATCATCGAGGAGGCGGGGGGTGGGTATCTTGTTCGGTATGGGGATGTGGCTGGCTTGAGCGAGACGCTCAGATCTGCTCTTGAACACTCTGATGTGAATAGAAAGATGGTTGAGGTAGGGAGGTGGTATATTGAGGAGTATCTTGTATGGAAGAAGATTGTGAAACAGGTGGAGGCAATGTATGGGGGATGTATACAATGA
- a CDS encoding class I SAM-dependent methyltransferase, translated as MDLYKVNFERLSLEYSDPKSIGYKKLRIIDSYIPEGETLLDVGVGTGETISLEKQKFKKICGVDADYDSVRICRTRFQSDASINILHGSTNDLMDLCGETKYDVITALDILEHLNRTDCETALHTCYDLLKGGGIFIFPGPGIFEKIRICLGLSPTHLHSHSPSGWKKMIEKAGFTIVNTETAEFPIFNSEYLRKNVCIFGKCCIIVARKWGAS; from the coding sequence ATGGATTTGTATAAGGTTAATTTTGAGAGACTATCTTTAGAGTATTCAGATCCCAAGAGTATAGGATACAAAAAACTCCGAATTATTGACTCATACATCCCTGAAGGAGAGACGCTTCTCGACGTTGGGGTGGGCACAGGGGAAACAATCAGTTTAGAAAAGCAAAAATTTAAAAAAATATGCGGTGTTGATGCTGATTATGATTCTGTCCGCATCTGCCGCACAAGATTCCAAAGTGATGCCTCAATTAATATTTTACACGGCTCTACTAATGACCTCATGGATCTTTGTGGTGAAACCAAGTATGATGTAATAACTGCCCTGGATATCCTGGAGCACCTTAATAGAACCGATTGTGAGACTGCTCTTCATACTTGCTATGATCTGCTCAAAGGGGGGGGGATATTCATATTTCCTGGCCCAGGTATCTTCGAGAAGATCAGGATTTGTTTGGGTCTCTCACCTACACACTTACATTCTCATTCTCCCTCAGGATGGAAAAAAATGATTGAGAAGGCTGGTTTTACAATAGTAAATACTGAAACTGCCGAATTCCCGATATTTAACAGTGAATATCTGAGGAAGAATGTTTGCATCTTTGGTAAGTGTTGCATCATTGTCGCGAGGAAATGGGGGGCTTCATGA
- a CDS encoding glycosyltransferase, whose translation MDVDIQQQSLDYIIIADQGSESKEKNIDLDNPPKISFCIPTLNNEDTIDACLSSIKDQDYADIEIIIIDGYSKDKTIEIAKNFADLILYDQGTYGSACQTGFKHASGEVIALFDSDIIIPHKTWLREAIRYFNFASNVSTVWPLLIAPPNSSLFARLYQTNLHRIFIEHRIANKIGLYGGGNSLFLRSCLEEIGGINPSIHWGADFEWAQKLKNLGYCVVYLKDPVYHDTMRTFGLFVRKQFSGAKTFTKHGFQFMGLSFKDIFYEHFILGTKGMIKGIIIDRDVSWCLYPLVVSARGFAYGYTYLVSMRRD comes from the coding sequence ATGGATGTCGATATTCAGCAGCAAAGTTTAGACTATATTATTATTGCAGATCAAGGGTCCGAATCAAAGGAGAAGAATATTGATCTGGATAACCCACCAAAAATATCATTCTGCATTCCAACTCTGAACAATGAAGATACTATAGATGCATGTCTCAGTAGCATTAAGGATCAAGATTATGCAGATATTGAAATAATCATTATTGATGGTTATTCCAAAGACAAGACCATAGAAATTGCAAAAAATTTTGCTGATTTAATATTATATGACCAAGGAACATATGGAAGTGCTTGTCAAACAGGATTTAAACATGCAAGTGGAGAGGTCATCGCACTTTTTGATTCAGATATAATAATCCCCCATAAAACATGGTTAAGAGAAGCGATTCGATATTTTAACTTTGCTTCCAATGTTAGTACTGTTTGGCCTTTACTTATTGCTCCACCAAACTCATCACTTTTTGCCAGATTATATCAAACAAATTTACACCGGATTTTTATTGAGCACCGTATAGCCAATAAGATTGGTTTATACGGGGGTGGCAACTCCCTATTTTTAAGATCATGTTTGGAAGAAATAGGTGGGATCAATCCATCAATTCACTGGGGAGCGGACTTTGAATGGGCTCAAAAACTGAAAAATTTGGGATATTGTGTTGTTTATCTTAAGGATCCAGTCTATCATGACACTATGAGAACCTTTGGACTATTCGTAAGGAAGCAATTTTCGGGCGCAAAAACATTTACAAAGCATGGATTTCAGTTTATGGGACTTTCTTTTAAGGATATTTTTTACGAACATTTTATACTTGGTACAAAAGGGATGATAAAAGGAATAATAATTGATAGGGACGTTTCTTGGTGTCTCTATCCTCTAGTTGTATCTGCACGAGGATTTGCATATGGGTATACGTACTTGGTTAGCATGAGGAGGGACTGA
- a CDS encoding glycosyltransferase family 4 protein codes for MKILLVVSNFVPEIGSTSHISYDLARAFAAHGHEVDVITSYPRRYTMDVSDRDQDVPTDEIIEGVHIHRCRHPSNRDRILVRGLEHFYLPLYYYRTFRQLKKKFDVCLMMLPPLPLYYLAKWIKHYDGTPFVLNIQDFHPQELTDVGFLTNPLAIRVLAHIERAAYTNADYLTVLSPGGVDYVVARGADPKRVSHIYNAVSLDSGTQIRIFKEKEGIEDKFLISYAGILSPFQGIDHILDVAKALQGHKDIVFFIVGDGMIRSHLEERIRTEEITNVRLRPFLPRDQYLDLVRSSDLSLISLDERMKAPCMPGKLISLLAAGQPVVTLVDPESETARVVREAGCGIVVDPCDIEGLKMAIIALKEDPAIASSFGGAGRSFFEGHMGPSVAVAAYKVVFEMFIKI; via the coding sequence ATGAAGATCCTCCTTGTGGTCTCAAACTTTGTCCCGGAGATCGGGAGCACCTCGCATATCTCTTATGACCTGGCCCGTGCCTTTGCCGCCCATGGCCATGAGGTCGATGTCATCACCTCCTATCCCAGGAGGTACACGATGGACGTCTCTGATAGGGATCAGGATGTACCCACCGACGAGATCATCGAGGGGGTTCATATCCATCGGTGCAGGCATCCCTCAAACCGCGATAGGATTCTCGTCCGTGGCCTGGAGCATTTCTACCTGCCTCTCTATTATTACCGGACCTTCCGCCAGCTCAAGAAAAAGTTTGATGTCTGCCTGATGATGCTCCCTCCCCTGCCTCTCTATTATCTCGCAAAATGGATCAAGCACTACGACGGGACGCCCTTTGTCCTCAACATCCAGGACTTCCACCCGCAGGAGCTCACCGATGTCGGCTTCCTGACAAACCCTCTGGCGATTCGGGTTCTGGCGCACATCGAACGGGCAGCCTACACCAATGCAGATTATCTGACCGTCCTCTCTCCGGGAGGCGTCGATTATGTCGTGGCACGGGGAGCCGACCCCAAGCGGGTCTCTCATATCTACAATGCCGTCTCGCTCGACAGCGGTACACAAATCCGAATCTTCAAGGAAAAGGAAGGTATTGAAGATAAATTTCTGATCTCCTATGCAGGCATCCTTTCTCCCTTCCAGGGCATCGACCACATCCTTGATGTCGCAAAGGCCCTTCAGGGTCACAAAGATATCGTCTTCTTTATCGTGGGCGACGGTATGATCCGCTCCCACCTGGAGGAGCGCATCCGTACCGAGGAGATCACTAATGTCAGGCTTCGTCCTTTCCTCCCCAGGGACCAGTATCTCGACCTTGTCCGCTCCTCAGACCTATCCCTGATCTCTCTTGACGAGCGGATGAAGGCCCCCTGCATGCCCGGTAAACTGATCAGCCTCCTAGCCGCGGGCCAGCCGGTTGTCACCCTGGTGGACCCAGAATCTGAGACAGCACGGGTCGTGAGGGAGGCCGGGTGCGGTATCGTCGTCGATCCCTGTGATATCGAGGGTTTGAAAATGGCCATCATAGCACTGAAGGAGGATCCGGCGATCGCCTCTTCCTTTGGGGGGGCCGGGCGTTCATTCTTCGAGGGGCATATGGGGCCTAGTGTGGCGGTGGCGGCCTATAAGGTTGTATTTGAGATGTTCATCAAAATTTGA
- the wecB gene encoding non-hydrolyzing UDP-N-acetylglucosamine 2-epimerase: MTEKSPLKVMTILGTRPEIIRLSRVMVLLDRHVQHIIVHTGQNYDYELNEVFFKDLEIRKPDYFLQVDTGSLGTVLGDTLIKIEGVLRKEKPDAVLILGDTNSSIAGIMAKRLKIPIFHMEAGNRCFDFNVPEEINRRIIDHIADFNLVYTEHARRHLLSEGLPHRRIYLTGSPMYEVLTYYRERIDASEILRELDLQKKGYFVVSIHREENVDNPENLEKILAVLNRLAERHDVPVIVSTHPRTRKRLEALQEVEMDPRIRFLKPFGFFDYVHLEMHALCTISDSGTISEESADLSFPAATIREAMERPEALDAGSIILTGLDVDTVLDAVGLVMAEGQERAETEIPAEYQIPDTSWRVLKLILGTAKLSNTWAGIREPVR; the protein is encoded by the coding sequence ATGACAGAGAAAAGTCCACTGAAGGTCATGACCATCCTTGGCACGAGGCCCGAGATCATCCGGCTCTCCCGCGTCATGGTCCTCCTCGACCGACATGTCCAGCACATCATCGTCCATACCGGCCAGAACTATGACTATGAACTCAACGAGGTCTTCTTCAAGGACCTGGAGATCAGGAAACCTGACTATTTCCTCCAGGTCGACACCGGTTCGCTGGGAACGGTGCTCGGGGACACCCTCATCAAGATCGAGGGAGTTCTGAGAAAGGAAAAGCCCGATGCCGTCCTCATTCTCGGGGACACGAACAGCAGCATTGCCGGGATCATGGCCAAGCGGCTGAAGATTCCGATCTTCCATATGGAGGCCGGGAACCGGTGCTTTGACTTCAACGTGCCTGAGGAGATCAACCGCCGCATCATCGACCATATCGCGGACTTCAACCTGGTCTACACCGAGCATGCCCGCCGCCACCTTCTCTCAGAAGGGTTGCCCCACCGGCGGATCTATCTCACCGGATCCCCGATGTACGAGGTACTGACCTACTATCGGGAGAGGATTGACGCCTCGGAGATCCTGAGGGAACTCGACCTCCAGAAAAAGGGATATTTTGTCGTGAGCATCCACCGCGAGGAGAACGTCGACAACCCTGAGAACCTGGAGAAGATCCTGGCCGTGCTGAACCGTCTTGCAGAGCGCCACGATGTCCCGGTCATCGTCTCCACCCATCCAAGGACGAGAAAACGGCTGGAGGCTCTTCAAGAGGTGGAGATGGATCCCCGGATCCGCTTCCTGAAACCCTTCGGCTTCTTCGACTATGTCCACCTGGAGATGCATGCCCTCTGCACCATCTCAGACAGCGGGACGATCAGCGAGGAATCTGCCGACCTCTCTTTCCCTGCGGCGACGATCCGCGAGGCGATGGAACGGCCTGAGGCGCTTGACGCCGGGAGTATCATTCTCACCGGCCTTGATGTCGATACGGTGCTGGATGCAGTCGGTCTGGTGATGGCTGAGGGACAGGAGCGTGCTGAGACAGAGATCCCTGCTGAGTACCAGATCCCTGACACCTCGTGGAGGGTGCTGAAGTTGATCCTCGGGACAGCGAAGTTGAGCAATACCTGGGCCGGGATCAGAGAGCCGGTGAGGTAG
- a CDS encoding NAD-dependent epimerase/dehydratase family protein → MSVLKVGITGQSGFIGYHLTQYLRLHGDEVEVVPFDAAYFENPNQLEEFVRQCDTIVHLAAMNRGPDDEIYVTNVRLVHELIEVLEKTESSPHIIFSSSIQEERDNAYGRSKREGVRLLAAWAEQNNARCTCLVIPNVFGPFGRPFYNSVVATFCHQLTRGQEPEIKVDASLPLIYVQDLVREIFRAINGAYDLPVVSLEATAERKVSEILARLCEFKEWYLDRHIIPDLNGPFDTALFNTFRSFIEPDHFPVYPEVHADDRGYLAEVLKDLSGGQVFFSVTKPGITRGNHLHIRKIERFCVIQGEAVIRLRRIGTDQIIEYHVQGSRPSFVDIPIDYTHNITNVGATDVLTLFWTNELFDPTDPDTFYEAV, encoded by the coding sequence ATGAGTGTGCTGAAGGTCGGGATCACCGGCCAGTCAGGCTTCATCGGGTATCATCTCACCCAGTACCTGCGTCTTCATGGCGACGAGGTCGAGGTCGTCCCCTTCGACGCCGCGTATTTCGAGAACCCGAATCAACTGGAGGAGTTCGTGCGGCAGTGCGACACCATCGTCCACCTTGCCGCGATGAACCGGGGTCCTGACGACGAGATCTATGTGACCAATGTCAGACTGGTGCATGAGTTGATCGAGGTGCTTGAAAAGACAGAGAGTAGCCCTCATATCATCTTCTCTTCCTCCATTCAGGAGGAGCGGGACAATGCCTACGGGCGGTCCAAACGCGAAGGTGTTCGCCTCCTTGCTGCGTGGGCAGAACAGAACAATGCACGCTGTACGTGCCTTGTCATCCCGAATGTCTTTGGGCCCTTCGGTCGGCCGTTCTACAACTCGGTCGTAGCGACCTTCTGCCACCAGTTAACCCGTGGCCAGGAACCAGAGATCAAGGTGGACGCGTCGCTTCCTCTTATCTATGTTCAGGATCTTGTTCGAGAGATCTTCAGGGCTATCAATGGTGCCTATGATCTGCCGGTGGTTTCTCTGGAGGCCACGGCAGAGAGGAAGGTGAGCGAGATCCTCGCTCGTCTCTGCGAGTTCAAGGAATGGTACCTCGACCGCCACATCATCCCCGACCTGAACGGACCGTTCGACACCGCCCTCTTCAACACCTTCAGGTCCTTCATCGAGCCCGATCACTTCCCTGTCTATCCCGAAGTCCACGCCGACGACCGCGGCTATCTTGCCGAGGTGCTCAAGGACCTCTCTGGCGGGCAGGTGTTCTTCTCGGTGACGAAGCCGGGGATCACGAGAGGGAACCATCTCCACATCCGGAAGATCGAACGGTTCTGTGTGATCCAGGGCGAGGCGGTGATCCGCCTCCGGAGGATCGGGACCGATCAGATCATAGAATATCATGTCCAGGGCTCCAGGCCGTCTTTTGTCGACATCCCGATCGATTACACGCACAATATCACCAATGTTGGGGCCACCGATGTCCTGACTCTCTTCTGGACAAATGAACTCTTCGATCCCACGGATCCCGATACCTTCTACGAGGCGGTCTGA
- a CDS encoding polysaccharide biosynthesis protein: MEVSHFLDNQTILVTGGTGSFGHQVVERILSESDPREVVVFSRDEKKQFDMRNHFQNPKLTFIIGDVRDKDSVRKAMKGVDYVFHAAALKQVPSCEFFPYEAVKTNVFGASNVLDAAEENKVKKVVVLSTDKAVYPINAMGMTKALMEKLMLAKARSTRSDTIFCGVRYGNVMYSRGSVLPLFAEQIRNHHLLTITEPSMTRFLLPLPTAVDLVFFALSHGENGDIFVRKSPAATVTDMAQAMLDIFGSNLSVDVIGIREGEKMHETLVTQEELMKAEEYKNYYAIRNLEKIDYEKYFTDGKDIPLPKEGYTSANTQRLSLEETKQLILSLKEIQEELALKNHSGEALVSLKESQDVAL; the protein is encoded by the coding sequence ATGGAAGTAAGTCATTTTCTGGACAATCAGACCATCCTGGTCACTGGCGGCACCGGATCTTTTGGCCATCAGGTCGTCGAGAGGATCCTCTCCGAATCCGACCCGAGGGAGGTCGTTGTCTTCAGCCGGGATGAGAAGAAGCAGTTCGACATGCGGAACCACTTCCAGAACCCCAAACTCACCTTTATTATCGGGGACGTGCGGGACAAAGATTCCGTCCGCAAAGCGATGAAAGGCGTGGATTATGTCTTCCATGCCGCCGCATTAAAGCAGGTTCCCAGTTGTGAGTTCTTCCCCTATGAAGCGGTGAAAACCAACGTCTTCGGGGCGTCCAACGTCCTCGACGCGGCTGAAGAGAATAAGGTAAAGAAAGTCGTGGTCTTAAGCACCGACAAGGCGGTGTACCCGATAAATGCCATGGGGATGACAAAGGCCCTCATGGAGAAACTGATGCTTGCGAAGGCACGGAGTACTCGCTCAGACACGATATTCTGTGGCGTCCGGTACGGGAATGTTATGTACTCCAGAGGTTCTGTCCTGCCTCTCTTCGCCGAGCAGATTCGCAATCACCATCTCCTGACCATTACAGAACCAAGCATGACCCGGTTTCTGCTCCCCCTGCCGACTGCAGTTGACCTTGTGTTTTTTGCCCTGAGTCACGGGGAGAACGGGGATATCTTCGTCAGGAAATCTCCTGCGGCGACGGTGACAGACATGGCCCAGGCCATGCTTGATATCTTTGGGTCTAATCTGAGTGTCGACGTTATCGGGATCCGTGAAGGGGAGAAGATGCATGAGACTCTTGTGACGCAGGAAGAGCTCATGAAGGCAGAGGAGTATAAAAATTATTATGCCATCCGGAACCTCGAAAAAATCGATTATGAAAAGTACTTCACCGATGGTAAGGACATCCCCCTCCCCAAGGAAGGCTACACCTCTGCAAACACTCAGCGTCTGTCCCTCGAAGAAACAAAACAACTGATCCTCTCCCTGAAGGAGATCCAGGAAGAACTTGCCCTGAAAAACCATAGCGGGGAGGCTCTGGTGTCTCTGAAAGAATCTCAGGACGTCGCCTTATGA